The proteins below come from a single Isoptericola dokdonensis DS-3 genomic window:
- a CDS encoding glycosyl hydrolase 53 family protein produces MSSAARRALGAFTGLVVAGTAATAPAVAAEDGPVEAGISVQKVDGLAADFDLGVDVSSVLSLEASGVVFRDAAGEPADLFDVLADAGVTDVRVRVWNDPWDAQGRGYGGGNTDVPRAVEIGQRATAAGLGVLVDFHYSDFWADPAKQHAPKAWEALDVDGKVAAVGEFTHDALAALADAAVDVETVQIGNETNNGVAGVTAWPDRARMFSAGSAAVRDVFPDAQVALHFTNPETAGRYAGYAAQLDTYDVDYDVFASSYYPYWHGTLTNLTNVLSSVSTTYGKDVMVAETSWAYTLDEGDGHTNTIQTAYPQYPTSVQGQATEVRDVVAAVSAVGDAGIGVYYWEPAWLPVGPPEEWEANQALWQEHGSGWATSYAGEYDPEDAGQWYGGSSWENQAMFDFAGNPLESLNVFSYVRTGAVAPREVTGVTPAEVRLVAGEPVELPATVDVAYNDGATEPQAVTWDADDVAAIDGVGSYEVAGVTDAGVDVTVTVLVQVRNHLVDGSFEEGSSAWTITGTGAAVARTANSADLDHSVDFWHGADYAFEVSQTVTGLEPGEYRVSATTQGGDGAASDSRVLSLTSGDASVTAPLDLAGWQTWRTATTGTLTVGADGTATVTAAFDLVAGAWGTVDAFVLERVGDTLPSYSAYDATATYTAGDRVVVDGRVFEALWWTRGATPGASPWGAWAEIAETADGTSVWTGSRVFVAGDVVSHDGVTYVAQWWTRNQVPGVSARGPWERQA; encoded by the coding sequence ATGAGCAGCGCAGCGCGCCGCGCACTGGGAGCGTTCACAGGGTTGGTCGTGGCGGGCACCGCCGCCACCGCACCGGCCGTCGCCGCCGAGGACGGTCCCGTCGAGGCGGGCATCAGCGTCCAGAAGGTCGACGGCCTCGCGGCCGACTTCGACCTCGGCGTCGACGTGTCCTCCGTGCTCTCCCTGGAGGCCAGCGGCGTCGTGTTCCGCGACGCGGCCGGCGAGCCCGCCGACCTGTTCGACGTGCTCGCCGACGCCGGGGTCACCGACGTGCGCGTGCGCGTCTGGAACGACCCGTGGGACGCCCAGGGCCGCGGCTACGGAGGCGGCAACACCGACGTGCCCCGCGCCGTCGAGATCGGGCAGCGCGCCACGGCCGCCGGGCTCGGCGTGCTGGTCGACTTCCACTACTCCGACTTCTGGGCCGACCCCGCCAAGCAGCACGCGCCCAAGGCCTGGGAGGCGCTCGACGTCGACGGCAAGGTCGCCGCCGTCGGGGAGTTCACCCACGACGCGCTCGCCGCGTTGGCCGACGCCGCGGTCGACGTCGAGACCGTCCAGATCGGCAACGAGACGAACAACGGCGTCGCCGGGGTCACCGCGTGGCCGGACCGCGCCCGCATGTTCTCCGCGGGCAGCGCCGCCGTCCGCGACGTGTTCCCGGACGCCCAGGTCGCCCTGCACTTCACCAACCCCGAGACGGCCGGCCGGTACGCCGGGTATGCCGCGCAGCTCGACACGTACGACGTCGACTACGACGTCTTCGCCAGCTCCTACTACCCGTACTGGCACGGCACCCTGACGAACCTGACGAACGTGCTGTCGTCGGTGTCGACGACGTACGGCAAGGACGTCATGGTCGCCGAGACGTCGTGGGCGTACACGCTGGACGAGGGCGACGGTCACACCAACACCATCCAGACCGCTTACCCGCAGTACCCCACCAGCGTGCAGGGCCAGGCCACCGAGGTGCGTGACGTGGTGGCGGCCGTGTCCGCCGTCGGGGACGCCGGGATCGGCGTCTACTACTGGGAGCCCGCCTGGCTGCCCGTCGGCCCGCCCGAGGAGTGGGAGGCCAACCAGGCGTTGTGGCAGGAGCACGGCTCCGGCTGGGCCACCAGCTACGCCGGCGAGTACGACCCCGAGGACGCGGGGCAGTGGTACGGCGGGTCGTCGTGGGAGAACCAGGCGATGTTCGACTTCGCGGGCAACCCGCTGGAGTCGCTGAACGTCTTCTCCTACGTCCGCACGGGTGCCGTCGCCCCGCGCGAGGTCACGGGCGTGACGCCCGCCGAGGTGCGGCTCGTCGCCGGGGAGCCCGTGGAGCTGCCCGCGACCGTGGACGTCGCGTACAACGACGGGGCCACCGAGCCGCAGGCGGTCACCTGGGACGCCGACGACGTCGCCGCGATCGACGGCGTGGGCTCGTACGAGGTCGCCGGGGTCACCGACGCGGGGGTGGACGTCACCGTCACCGTGCTCGTGCAGGTCCGCAACCACCTCGTCGACGGCAGCTTCGAGGAGGGCAGCTCCGCGTGGACGATCACCGGGACCGGGGCGGCCGTCGCCCGCACCGCGAACTCTGCGGACCTCGACCACTCCGTGGACTTCTGGCACGGCGCCGACTACGCGTTCGAGGTCTCGCAGACCGTGACCGGCCTGGAGCCGGGCGAGTACCGGGTGTCGGCCACCACGCAGGGCGGTGACGGCGCTGCCTCCGACTCGCGCGTGCTGAGCCTGACGTCCGGGGACGCGTCGGTCACGGCGCCGCTCGACCTCGCCGGCTGGCAGACGTGGCGCACCGCCACGACCGGGACGCTCACCGTGGGGGCCGACGGCACCGCCACGGTGACCGCCGCCTTCGACCTCGTCGCCGGGGCCTGGGGCACCGTGGACGCATTCGTCTTGGAGCGGGTCGGGGACACCCTGCCGTCGTACTCCGCCTACGACGCCACCGCGACCTACACGGCCGGGGACCGGGTGGTCGTGGACGGGCGCGTCTTCGAGGCGCTGTGGTGGACCCGCGGCGCCACGCCGGGCGCGTCGCCGTGGGGCGCGTGGGCCGAGATCGCCGAGACGGCTGACGGCACCTCCGTGTGGACCGGCTCGCGGGTGTTCGTCGCGGGTGACGTCGTCAGCCACGACGGCGTGACGTACGTCGCGCAGTGGTGGACCCGCAACCAGGTGCCCGGCGTGTCGGCGCGGGGCCCCTGGGAGCGACAGGCCTGA
- a CDS encoding sugar ABC transporter permease, whose translation MTATTDSPVVTPDASRRGARRRRWWLEVGWKYPLAAVVVFYAAFPLAYVLSASLSPSGTLTGSTQLFREISAQNFSALGDTRFWQWAGNSLVIALSVVVGAVLMGAAAAYAFSRFRFTGRRVSLTSLLVVQMFPQMLAFIAIFLLLLTLGEVVPALGLNSKLALICVYLGGALGSNTFLMYGFFNTVPRELDEAAKIDGATHAQTYWTIILRLVTPILATVALLTFVATFGDFILARVVLTSEQNWTLAVGMYGWVSDQLNANWGLFAAGAVIAALPILALFLFLQKYIVGGLTSGSVKG comes from the coding sequence ATGACCGCGACCACCGACTCCCCGGTCGTCACCCCCGACGCGTCCCGCCGGGGCGCCCGCCGCCGCCGCTGGTGGCTGGAGGTCGGCTGGAAGTACCCCCTGGCGGCCGTCGTCGTGTTCTACGCGGCGTTCCCGCTGGCCTACGTGCTGTCGGCGTCGCTGTCGCCGTCCGGCACGCTGACGGGCAGCACGCAGCTGTTCCGCGAGATCTCGGCGCAGAACTTCTCCGCGCTCGGTGACACGCGCTTCTGGCAGTGGGCCGGCAACAGCCTGGTGATCGCGCTGAGCGTGGTCGTGGGCGCGGTGCTCATGGGTGCGGCGGCCGCCTACGCGTTCAGCCGGTTCCGGTTCACCGGGCGCCGGGTGTCGCTGACGTCCCTGCTGGTGGTGCAGATGTTCCCGCAGATGCTCGCGTTCATCGCGATCTTCCTGCTGCTGCTCACGCTCGGGGAGGTCGTGCCGGCGCTGGGGCTGAACTCCAAGCTCGCCCTGATCTGCGTCTACCTGGGTGGCGCGCTGGGGAGCAACACGTTCCTCATGTACGGGTTCTTCAACACGGTCCCGCGGGAGCTGGACGAGGCGGCGAAGATCGACGGCGCGACCCACGCGCAGACGTACTGGACGATCATCCTGCGCCTGGTGACGCCGATCCTGGCGACGGTCGCGCTGCTGACGTTCGTCGCGACGTTCGGCGACTTCATCCTGGCGCGCGTCGTGCTGACCTCCGAGCAGAACTGGACGCTGGCCGTGGGCATGTACGGCTGGGTGTCCGACCAGCTCAACGCCAACTGGGGCCTGTTCGCGGCGGGTGCCGTGATCGCGGCGCTGCCGATCCTGGCCCTGTTCCTGTTCCTGCAGAAGTACATCGTGGGCGGGCTGACGTCCGGGTCCGTCAAGGGCTGA
- a CDS encoding ABC transporter permease subunit encodes MSTDTTPPPVRESHARTWEGTGWGFAAKLVLMAAVNALGIYVAWSAWTVDQWGVLVGSLALVVVADVVYFSRRRLAGKYIYPGLVFLLVFQVFTMAYTVYVATTNYGTGHNSTQEQAVDALLIQNERPVEDAPTYPLTIVRSGEDVGFAVVDESGQVLVGTAAEPMEAAAGATTDGDRVTGVPGYDVVDLGTLLADPALQEEVLALRVPASQDADDGSYRTREGTRATVYSSSLDWDPDAQTMTDSTTGTVYSADGETGQFVAADGSTLTVGWRVGVGLENFTTAFTNPNYAGPFWKITAWTFAFAFLTVASSFLLGLAIALLFDDKRLRGRRVMRTLFILPYAFPAFLSALLWQGMLNANPDYGIVNSLFFFGARIEWLTDPWLAKLAILGVNLWLTFPYFFLVCTGAMQSLPNELEEAARIDGASRWRHFRAIQLPLLLISTTPLLIASFAFNFNNFVIVYMLTGGGPRFTDTSAPLGHTDILITMIYQISGVQGGSADYGLASALSIIVFLVVGAVSAFAFRRTRKLEEVL; translated from the coding sequence ATGTCGACCGACACCACCCCGCCTCCCGTGCGGGAGTCGCACGCCCGCACGTGGGAGGGGACCGGCTGGGGCTTCGCCGCCAAGCTCGTGCTCATGGCCGCGGTGAACGCCCTCGGGATCTACGTCGCGTGGTCGGCGTGGACGGTGGACCAGTGGGGCGTGCTCGTCGGGTCGCTGGCGCTGGTCGTCGTCGCGGACGTCGTGTACTTCTCGCGGCGTCGGCTGGCCGGCAAGTACATCTACCCGGGCCTGGTGTTCCTGCTGGTGTTCCAGGTGTTCACGATGGCCTACACGGTCTACGTGGCCACGACGAACTACGGGACGGGCCACAACAGCACCCAGGAGCAGGCGGTCGACGCGCTGCTCATCCAGAACGAGCGCCCGGTCGAGGACGCGCCGACGTACCCGCTGACGATCGTGCGGTCGGGCGAGGACGTCGGGTTCGCCGTCGTCGACGAGTCCGGGCAGGTGCTCGTCGGCACGGCCGCCGAGCCGATGGAGGCGGCGGCGGGCGCGACGACGGACGGCGACCGGGTCACGGGTGTCCCGGGCTACGACGTCGTGGACCTCGGCACGCTGCTCGCCGACCCGGCGCTCCAGGAGGAGGTGCTGGCGCTGCGCGTGCCGGCCTCGCAGGACGCCGACGACGGGTCGTACCGCACCCGTGAGGGGACGCGGGCGACGGTGTACTCGTCGTCGCTCGACTGGGACCCGGACGCGCAGACGATGACGGACTCCACCACCGGGACGGTGTACTCCGCCGACGGTGAGACGGGGCAGTTCGTCGCCGCGGACGGCAGCACGCTGACGGTCGGCTGGCGCGTCGGCGTGGGGCTGGAGAACTTCACGACGGCGTTCACGAACCCGAACTACGCGGGCCCGTTCTGGAAGATCACGGCCTGGACGTTCGCGTTCGCGTTCCTCACCGTGGCGTCGAGCTTCCTGCTCGGTCTCGCCATCGCCCTGCTGTTCGACGACAAGCGGCTGCGTGGCCGCCGGGTGATGCGGACCCTGTTCATCCTGCCGTACGCGTTCCCCGCGTTCCTCTCGGCGCTGCTGTGGCAGGGCATGCTCAACGCGAACCCGGACTACGGGATCGTCAACAGCCTGTTCTTCTTCGGTGCGCGCATCGAGTGGCTCACGGACCCGTGGCTCGCGAAGCTCGCGATCCTGGGTGTGAACCTGTGGCTGACGTTCCCGTACTTCTTCCTCGTGTGCACCGGGGCGATGCAGTCGCTGCCGAACGAGCTGGAAGAGGCGGCGCGGATCGACGGCGCGAGCCGCTGGCGGCACTTCCGCGCGATCCAGCTCCCGCTGCTGCTCATCTCGACGACCCCGCTGCTCATCGCGAGCTTCGCGTTCAACTTCAACAACTTCGTCATCGTCTACATGCTCACCGGCGGCGGTCCACGGTTCACCGACACGTCCGCGCCGCTGGGTCACACCGACATCCTCATCACGATGATCTACCAGATCTCCGGGGTGCAGGGCGGCAGCGCCGACTACGGCCTGGCGAGCGCCCTGTCGATCATCGTGTTCCTGGTCGTGGGAGCCGTCTCGGCCTTCGCGTTCCGTCGCACCCGCAAGCTCGAGGAGGTCCTGTGA
- a CDS encoding sugar ABC transporter substrate-binding protein has protein sequence MRKTTLSVAAVATMALLASCSGGTEPEPAASEPAAASSAPAASGSLVVWVDENRQPAVEAAAEDFTAETGVEVETVVKNFEDIRADFLAQVPTGEGPDITIGAHDWLGSLIVNGVVDTIDLGGRESEFEDVAIEAMTYDGQLYGLPYALESVALVRNTELAPEPAPATFDEMVAAAGETDAKLPFVINTAGADGDAYTYYAFQTSFGAPVFVQNEDGSYTTEIGMGGDEGYAYADWLAEQGQAGEGVLSTDWTYDIANQEFSDGNAPYTVAGPWAISTFTDAGVDVAVDPIPSAGGETAAPFVGVQGFYLSAQSENKLVATQFLTNYITTDEAMQALYDADPRLPAFSTTAEAVASDPIVAGFLASAQQGTPMPSIPEMGDVWDHWNAAEASIISGQAKPKAAWDKMLADLDTTLNG, from the coding sequence ATGCGCAAGACCACCCTGTCGGTCGCCGCCGTCGCCACGATGGCGTTGCTCGCCTCGTGCAGCGGCGGCACCGAGCCCGAGCCCGCCGCCAGCGAGCCGGCGGCCGCGTCGTCCGCCCCCGCGGCGTCCGGCAGCCTCGTGGTGTGGGTCGACGAGAACCGTCAGCCCGCCGTCGAGGCGGCCGCCGAGGACTTCACCGCCGAGACCGGCGTCGAGGTCGAGACGGTCGTGAAGAACTTCGAGGACATCCGCGCGGACTTCCTCGCCCAGGTCCCCACGGGCGAGGGCCCGGACATCACGATCGGCGCCCATGACTGGCTGGGCTCGCTCATCGTCAACGGCGTCGTCGACACGATCGACCTCGGCGGGCGCGAGTCCGAGTTCGAGGACGTCGCGATCGAGGCCATGACCTACGACGGCCAGCTGTACGGCCTGCCGTACGCCCTGGAGTCGGTGGCGCTGGTCCGCAACACGGAGCTCGCGCCGGAGCCGGCGCCCGCGACGTTCGACGAGATGGTCGCCGCCGCGGGGGAGACCGACGCGAAGCTGCCGTTCGTCATCAACACGGCCGGTGCCGACGGTGACGCCTACACCTACTACGCCTTCCAGACCTCGTTCGGTGCGCCGGTGTTCGTGCAGAACGAGGACGGCTCGTACACGACCGAGATCGGCATGGGCGGCGACGAGGGCTACGCCTACGCGGACTGGCTGGCCGAGCAGGGCCAGGCGGGCGAGGGCGTGCTGAGCACCGACTGGACCTACGACATCGCGAACCAGGAGTTCTCCGACGGCAACGCCCCCTACACGGTGGCGGGCCCGTGGGCCATCTCGACGTTCACCGACGCGGGCGTCGACGTCGCCGTCGACCCGATCCCGTCCGCCGGTGGCGAGACCGCCGCGCCGTTCGTGGGCGTGCAGGGCTTCTACCTGTCGGCGCAGAGCGAGAACAAGCTCGTCGCGACGCAGTTCCTCACGAACTACATCACCACCGACGAGGCCATGCAGGCGCTCTACGACGCCGACCCGCGCCTCCCGGCGTTCAGCACCACGGCGGAGGCCGTCGCGTCCGACCCGATCGTGGCGGGCTTCCTCGCCTCGGCCCAGCAGGGCACCCCGATGCCGTCCATCCCCGAGATGGGCGACGTGTGGGACCACTGGAACGCCGCCGAGGCGTCGATCATCTCCGGCCAGGCGAAGCCGAAGGCCGCGTGGGACAAGATGCTCGCGGACCTCGACACCACGCTGAACGGCTGA
- a CDS encoding beta-galactosidase encodes MAVTTWPTGSALGYGGDYNPEQWPRETWDADVALMAEAGVNFVSVGIFSWAMLEPREGEHDFAWLDELLDLLHSRGIMVDLATPTAAPPAWFFATYPEARVVTRDGVPMGPGSRGAASPSHPAYQRAARDIASRIAERYADHPAVVMWHVHNEYGAPVGEDFSEAALTAWRIWLRQRYGTLDGLNAAWGTKFWGQVYGEWEHVMLPGPTPSVRNQAQVLDFARFTDHQLRALFVAERDAIRRYSDKPVTTNFMANECPTTDLWAWAREVDVVSNDHYLTAADPRAHVGLALAADLTRSVAGGRPWILMEHSSSGVNWQPRNIAKRPGEMARNSLSHVARGADVVGFFQWRASRVGAEKFHSAMLPHAGTDSRVWREVVDLGAHVGALAPVQGSTVRADVALLWDTESHWAQDQEWRPSVDLTHRERTRAYYERLWRDGVTTDFAHPEADLSGYRLVVAPASYLLTAAAAANLTRYVEAGGTLVVSCFSAVVDEHDAVHAGGFAAPLRDVLGVRVQEFLPLREAESTKVAWSGSAESAGRTLAASVWHEHVTPVGAETVATHLDGPAAGMPAVTRNAHGAGHAWYVATVLDVTELATVLGDVYADAGVTPSGLAEDLEVVVRRADDADYTFAINHTDSPAVVPGVTGTALGDGTDVGPDLTVPAGDVVVVRTPATPGGDPAS; translated from the coding sequence ATGGCCGTCACGACCTGGCCGACCGGCTCCGCGCTCGGCTACGGGGGCGACTACAACCCCGAGCAGTGGCCCCGCGAGACGTGGGACGCCGACGTGGCCCTCATGGCGGAGGCCGGCGTCAACTTCGTCAGCGTCGGGATCTTCTCCTGGGCGATGCTCGAGCCCCGCGAGGGCGAGCACGACTTCGCCTGGCTCGACGAGCTGCTCGACCTGCTGCACTCCCGCGGCATCATGGTCGACCTCGCGACGCCGACGGCGGCGCCTCCGGCCTGGTTCTTCGCCACCTACCCCGAGGCGCGCGTCGTCACCCGCGACGGCGTCCCGATGGGTCCCGGCTCCCGCGGCGCGGCGTCCCCGTCGCACCCCGCCTACCAGCGCGCCGCCCGCGACATCGCGTCGCGCATCGCCGAGCGCTACGCCGACCACCCCGCCGTCGTCATGTGGCACGTCCACAACGAGTACGGCGCCCCCGTGGGCGAGGACTTCTCGGAGGCCGCGCTGACCGCCTGGCGGATCTGGCTGCGGCAGCGCTACGGCACCCTCGACGGGCTCAACGCGGCCTGGGGCACGAAGTTCTGGGGCCAGGTCTACGGCGAGTGGGAGCACGTCATGCTCCCCGGCCCGACGCCGTCGGTGCGCAACCAGGCGCAGGTCCTCGACTTCGCACGGTTCACCGACCACCAGCTCCGCGCGCTGTTCGTCGCCGAGCGCGACGCGATCCGCCGGTACTCCGACAAGCCGGTCACCACGAACTTCATGGCGAACGAGTGCCCCACCACCGACCTGTGGGCGTGGGCGCGCGAGGTGGACGTCGTCTCCAACGACCACTACCTCACCGCCGCGGACCCGCGCGCCCACGTCGGCCTGGCCCTGGCCGCCGACCTCACCCGCTCCGTCGCGGGCGGGCGTCCGTGGATCCTCATGGAGCACTCCAGCTCCGGCGTGAACTGGCAGCCCCGCAACATCGCCAAGCGGCCGGGGGAGATGGCGCGCAACTCGCTGTCCCACGTCGCCCGCGGCGCCGACGTCGTCGGGTTCTTCCAGTGGCGCGCCTCCCGGGTGGGCGCCGAGAAGTTCCACTCGGCGATGCTGCCGCACGCCGGCACCGACTCCCGGGTGTGGCGCGAGGTCGTCGACCTCGGCGCGCACGTGGGTGCGCTGGCGCCCGTCCAGGGCTCCACCGTGCGCGCGGACGTCGCGCTGCTGTGGGACACCGAGTCCCACTGGGCGCAGGACCAGGAGTGGCGGCCGTCGGTCGACCTCACGCACAGAGAACGGACGCGCGCCTACTACGAGCGGCTGTGGCGCGACGGCGTGACGACCGACTTCGCGCACCCCGAGGCGGACCTGTCGGGGTACAGGCTGGTCGTCGCCCCGGCGTCGTACCTGCTCACCGCGGCCGCGGCGGCGAACCTCACCCGGTACGTCGAGGCGGGCGGCACCCTGGTCGTGTCCTGCTTCTCGGCGGTCGTGGACGAGCACGACGCCGTGCACGCCGGCGGTTTCGCCGCGCCGCTGCGCGACGTCCTCGGCGTCCGCGTCCAGGAGTTCCTGCCGCTGCGCGAGGCCGAGTCGACGAAGGTCGCGTGGAGCGGGTCCGCCGAGAGCGCCGGGCGCACGCTCGCCGCGAGCGTCTGGCACGAGCACGTCACCCCCGTGGGTGCCGAGACCGTCGCCACGCACCTCGACGGCCCCGCCGCCGGGATGCCCGCCGTGACCCGGAACGCCCACGGCGCCGGGCACGCCTGGTACGTCGCCACGGTCCTGGACGTCACCGAGCTCGCCACCGTCCTGGGCGACGTCTACGCCGACGCAGGCGTCACGCCGTCGGGGCTCGCCGAGGACCTGGAGGTCGTCGTCCGGCGCGCCGACGACGCGGACTACACCTTCGCGATCAACCACACCGACTCCCCGGCCGTCGTGCCCGGGGTCACCGGGACGGCGCTGGGCGACGGGACCGACGTCGGCCCCGACCTGACCGTCCCCGCGGGCGACGTCGTCGTCGTGCGCACCCCCGCGACGCCCGGAGGTGATCCGGCGTCCTGA
- a CDS encoding phosphatase PAP2 family protein: protein MNVDTREQPAAVPPTVPIAGPSSAPHHAARDPQRPAPQVRRIPRVVAALVAVLAAVGVGLTYRLFVTTTLGQHVDELAREGAVHGQDSLWRVAGPVLDVVSESFVVIGISVAMAVALVRRRWVLALQVAVLVGGANLTTQVLKRYVLDRPDLLDGWNGANSLPSGHTTIAASVSVALLLATPRSWRSVVALAGGAYTAATGVSTLVGQWHRPSDVVAAVLVVLAWGALVCAFTPASSLDVAPRRHRLPSGEPRPHAFASPGSSVVGCLLLLGAAVTGAISAAATLRLARADTLGVSPDIGAYATGALAVLAVTALAFGVLLLLRQATARPRD, encoded by the coding sequence GTGAACGTCGACACCCGGGAGCAGCCCGCTGCCGTGCCGCCGACGGTGCCGATCGCGGGACCGTCGTCGGCTCCTCACCATGCCGCCCGGGACCCGCAGCGGCCCGCACCCCAGGTCCGGCGGATCCCCCGGGTCGTGGCCGCCCTCGTCGCCGTGCTCGCGGCCGTCGGCGTCGGGCTCACCTACCGGCTGTTCGTCACCACCACCCTCGGCCAGCACGTCGACGAGCTCGCCCGCGAGGGTGCCGTGCACGGCCAGGACAGCCTGTGGCGCGTCGCCGGACCCGTGCTCGACGTCGTCTCCGAGTCGTTCGTCGTCATCGGCATCAGCGTCGCCATGGCTGTCGCCCTCGTGCGCCGCCGCTGGGTCCTCGCGCTCCAGGTCGCCGTCCTGGTCGGCGGCGCCAACCTCACCACCCAGGTGCTCAAGCGCTACGTGCTGGACCGCCCCGACCTGCTCGACGGCTGGAACGGGGCGAACAGCCTCCCCAGCGGGCACACCACCATCGCCGCGTCCGTCTCCGTCGCGCTCCTGCTCGCCACCCCCCGCTCCTGGCGGTCGGTCGTGGCGCTCGCCGGCGGTGCGTACACCGCCGCCACCGGCGTCTCGACGCTGGTCGGGCAGTGGCACCGCCCCTCCGACGTCGTCGCGGCCGTCCTCGTCGTCCTCGCCTGGGGCGCGCTGGTCTGCGCGTTCACCCCGGCCAGCTCCCTCGACGTCGCCCCGCGCCGGCACCGGCTGCCGTCCGGCGAGCCGCGCCCGCACGCCTTCGCGTCTCCCGGGTCGTCCGTCGTCGGCTGCCTGCTGCTCCTCGGCGCCGCCGTCACCGGCGCGATCTCCGCCGCCGCGACGCTGCGCCTCGCACGCGCCGACACTCTCGGCGTCTCCCCGGACATCGGCGCCTACGCCACCGGTGCGCTCGCCGTCCTGGCCGTCACCGCGCTCGCCTTCGGAGTGCTGCTCCTGCTGCGCCAGGCCACCGCTCGCCCGCGCGACTGA
- a CDS encoding serine hydrolase domain-containing protein: MTDVAALLDRFVARAARRRVGVVVGHLAPDGTTTYRAAGRTTLPDGPAPDVATRHEIGSITKTFTGVLLARAVVAGEVTLDTPVGELVDEVAGLGRDGVPVTLRHLATHTSGLPRVHLSALGSTVDVLRGIDPYRDHTEPVLLEAIRTGRLRRTPGTGRQAYSNSGFGLLGVALARRAGTPWADLVRDRITRPLGLADTGTRGQATPEQRARTATGHHRRRSAAVAWNLEALPGAGALLSTARDQLDWAAAHLRPPADDLGAAIRRATAPHGPHVGLGWQLAGESAAGDRVVWHSGGTGGFRSMLCLRPGRGDAVVALTNHSRSLTLATMRLLASTDGT, encoded by the coding sequence ATGACGGACGTCGCCGCGCTCCTGGACCGGTTCGTCGCCCGGGCCGCACGACGACGGGTCGGCGTCGTGGTCGGGCACCTGGCCCCGGACGGGACGACGACGTACCGGGCGGCGGGACGGACGACGCTCCCGGACGGCCCGGCACCGGACGTCGCGACCCGGCACGAGATCGGGTCGATCACGAAGACGTTCACGGGCGTCCTCCTGGCGCGGGCCGTGGTCGCGGGCGAGGTCACCCTGGACACGCCCGTCGGGGAGCTCGTGGACGAGGTCGCCGGGCTCGGGCGCGACGGCGTGCCCGTGACGCTGCGGCACCTCGCGACGCACACCTCCGGGCTGCCGCGGGTGCACCTGTCGGCGCTCGGGAGCACCGTCGACGTGCTGCGCGGCATCGACCCGTACCGCGACCACACCGAACCCGTGCTGCTGGAGGCGATCCGCACCGGCCGGCTGCGCCGCACGCCGGGGACCGGCCGGCAGGCCTACTCGAACAGCGGGTTCGGGCTGCTGGGCGTCGCGCTCGCCCGCCGGGCGGGCACGCCGTGGGCGGACCTCGTCCGGGACCGGATCACGCGGCCGCTCGGGCTGGCGGACACCGGCACCCGCGGGCAGGCGACACCCGAGCAGCGTGCGCGCACCGCCACCGGGCACCACCGGCGCCGGTCCGCCGCGGTCGCGTGGAACCTCGAGGCGCTGCCCGGTGCGGGGGCCCTGCTCTCCACCGCCCGCGACCAGCTCGACTGGGCCGCCGCCCACCTGCGCCCGCCCGCCGACGACCTCGGGGCGGCGATCCGCCGGGCCACCGCCCCGCACGGGCCCCACGTCGGGCTCGGCTGGCAGCTCGCCGGGGAGTCCGCCGCGGGAGACCGTGTCGTCTGGCACTCCGGCGGCACCGGCGGGTTCCGCTCGATGCTGTGCCTGCGCCCGGGCCGGGGCGACGCCGTCGTGGCGCTGACGAACCACTCGCGCAGCCTGACGCTCGCCACGATGCGCCTGCTCGCGTCCACCGACGGCACCTGA
- a CDS encoding MBL fold metallo-hydrolase, with protein sequence MAGIGLTTWGHAGVRLERDGVRLVIDPGSFTDPAVLDGAAAVLVTHEHPDHVVPERLAAALESSPALAVWAPAPVVDALRSAGAPTDRIHAVGPGESFTAAGFAARVLPGGEHAPIHPAVAVPVNLAYLVEGAVLHPGDSWTPVPGDVTVDVLALPVGGPWVKIADAVDYAVAVAPRVVVPIHDAVLSDVGKGAADRVGGGLVDRLLGRPAYRRLAVDEVLAVEG encoded by the coding sequence GTGGCGGGGATCGGTCTGACGACGTGGGGGCACGCCGGGGTGCGGCTGGAGCGCGACGGGGTGCGCCTGGTGATCGACCCGGGCTCGTTCACGGATCCGGCGGTGCTGGACGGCGCCGCGGCCGTGCTCGTCACGCACGAGCACCCGGACCACGTGGTGCCCGAACGCCTCGCCGCCGCCCTGGAGTCCTCGCCGGCGCTCGCGGTGTGGGCGCCGGCGCCCGTCGTCGACGCGCTGCGCTCGGCCGGCGCGCCGACGGACCGGATCCACGCCGTCGGGCCGGGTGAGTCCTTCACCGCGGCAGGCTTCGCGGCGCGGGTGCTGCCGGGCGGCGAGCACGCCCCGATCCACCCGGCCGTGGCCGTCCCGGTGAACCTCGCCTACCTGGTGGAGGGCGCGGTGCTGCACCCGGGCGACTCGTGGACCCCGGTGCCGGGCGACGTCACGGTGGACGTCCTCGCCCTGCCCGTCGGCGGCCCGTGGGTGAAGATCGCGGACGCCGTGGACTACGCCGTGGCCGTCGCCCCGCGCGTCGTGGTGCCGATCCACGACGCCGTCCTGTCGGACGTCGGCAAGGGTGCGGCGGACCGCGTCGGGGGCGGTCTCGTGGACCGGCTCCTGGGGCGGCCGGCGTATCGGCGTCTCGCGGTGGACGAGGTGCTCGCCGTCGAGGGCTGA